In Elephas maximus indicus isolate mEleMax1 chromosome 4, mEleMax1 primary haplotype, whole genome shotgun sequence, a genomic segment contains:
- the RDH5 gene encoding retinol dehydrogenase 5 isoform X3 — protein sequence MWLPLLLGALLWGVLWLLRDRQSLPSSDAFIFITGCDSGFGRLLALRLDQRGFRVLASCLTPSGAEDLQRVASSRLHTILLDVTDPQSVQWAAKWVKTQVGEAGLFGLVNNAGVAGIIGPTPWLTWDDFHRVLSVNTLGPIGVTLALLPLLQQARGRVVNITSVLGRLAANGGGYCVSKFGLEAFSDSLRRDVAPFGVRVSIVEPGFFRTPVTNLESLEDTLQACWVRLPYATQAQYGEAFLTKYLKVQQCIMNLLCDPDLTKAVY from the exons ATGTGGCTTCCTCTGCTGCTGGGTGCCTTGCTCTGGGGAGTATTGTGGTTGCTCCGAGACCGGCAGAGCCTGCCCTCCAGCGATGCCTTCATCTTCATCACCGGCTGTGACTCAGGCTTTGGGCGGCTTCTGGCACTACGACTGGACCAGCGAGGCTTCCGCGTCCTGGCCAGCTGCCTGACCCCCTCAGGGGCTGAGGACCTACAGCGAGTGGCCTCCTCCCGCCTCCACACCATCCTGCTGGATGTCACTGATCCCCAGAGTGTCCAGTGGGCAGCCAAATGGGTAAAGACACAGGTTGGGGAAGCAG GACTTTTTGGTCTGGTGAACAATGCTGGTGTGGCTGGTATCATCGGGCCCACACCATGGCTGACATGGGATGATTTCCACCGCGTGCTGAGTGTGAACACCCTGGGTCCCATCGGGGTCACCCTTGCCCTGCTGCCCCTGTTGCAACAGGCCCGTGGTCGGGTAGTCAACATCACCAGCGTCCTGGGTCGCTTGGCAGCCAATGGCGGTGGCTACTGTGTCTCCAAGTTTGGCCTGGAGGCCTTCTCTGACAGCCTGAG GCGGGATGTGGCCCCTTTTGGTGTAAGGGTCTCCATCGTGGAGCCTGGCTTCTTCCGAACCCCTGTGACCAACCTGGAGAGTTTGGAGGACACCCTGCAGGCCTGCTGGGTGCGGCTCCCTTATGCCACACAGGCTCAATATGGAGAGGCCTTCCTCACTAAGT ACCTGAAAGTACAGCAATGTATCATGAACCTGCTCTGTGACCCAGACCTGACCAAG GCAGTCTACTGA
- the CD63 gene encoding CD63 antigen gives MAVEGGMKCVKFLLYVLLLAFCACAVGLIAVGVRAQLILNQTINQGATAGSLLPVVIIAVGAFLFLVALVGCCGACKENYCLMITFAIFLSLIMLVEVATAIAGYVFRDQVISEFKKDFQKQMQTYPRDNQTVILLDKLQQDFKCCGANNYTDWENILVPKGRVPDSCCMNVTLGCGVHANVTDIYVKGCVEMIGGWLRSRVLVVAAAALGIAFVEVLGIVFACCLVKSIRSGYEVM, from the exons ATGGCGGTGGAAGGAGGGATGAAATGTGTCAAGTTCTTGCTCTACGTTCTTCTGCTGGCCTTTTGC GCCTGTGCAGTGGGACTGATTGCCGTAGGTGTGCGGGCCCAGCTCATCCTGAATCAGACTATTAACCAAGGGGCCACCGCTGGCTCCCTGTTGCCTGTGGTCATCATTGCAGTGGGTGCCTTCCTCTTCCTGGTGGCCCTTGTGGGTTGCTGTGGGGCCTGCAAAGAGAACTACTGTCTTATGATCACA TTTGCCATCTTCCTGTCTCTTATCATGCTGGTGGAGGTGGCCACAGCCATTGCAGGCTATGTGTTTAGAGACCAG GTGATATCAGAGTTTAAGAAGGATTTCCAGAAGCAGATGCAGACATACCCAAGAGACAACCAAACGGTCATACTCTTGGACAAGTTGCAACAAGAT TTTAAGTGCTGTGGGGCTAATAACTACACAGATTGGGAGAACATTCTAGTGCCCAAGGGCAGAGTTCCTGACTCCTGTTGCATGAATGTCACTCTGGGCTGTGGGGTTCATGCCAACGTGACGGATATCTATGTCAAG GGCTGTGTGGAGATGATTGGGGGCTGGCTGAGGAGCAGAGTGTTGGTGGTAGCTGCAGCAGCCCTGGGCATTGCCTTTGTGGAG GTCCTGGGAATTGTCTTTGCCTGTTGCCTCGTGAAGAGTATCCGAAGTGGCTACGAGGTGATGTAG
- the RDH5 gene encoding retinol dehydrogenase 5 isoform X2 — translation MWLPLLLGALLWGVLWLLRDRQSLPSSDAFIFITGCDSGFGRLLALRLDQRGFRVLASCLTPSGAEDLQRVASSRLHTILLDVTDPQSVQWAAKWVKTQVGEAGLFGLVNNAGVAGIIGPTPWLTWDDFHRVLSVNTLGPIGVTLALLPLLQQARGRVVNITSVLGRLAANGGGYCVSKFGLEAFSDSLRFKVHGVQKRSLWGSLKDDMGAGPESWTETQVPQAEPSLRKDGYVTITQQILSVSAGCGPFWCKGLHRGAWLLPNPCDQPGEFGGHPAGLLGAAPLCHTGSIWRGLPH, via the exons ATGTGGCTTCCTCTGCTGCTGGGTGCCTTGCTCTGGGGAGTATTGTGGTTGCTCCGAGACCGGCAGAGCCTGCCCTCCAGCGATGCCTTCATCTTCATCACCGGCTGTGACTCAGGCTTTGGGCGGCTTCTGGCACTACGACTGGACCAGCGAGGCTTCCGCGTCCTGGCCAGCTGCCTGACCCCCTCAGGGGCTGAGGACCTACAGCGAGTGGCCTCCTCCCGCCTCCACACCATCCTGCTGGATGTCACTGATCCCCAGAGTGTCCAGTGGGCAGCCAAATGGGTAAAGACACAGGTTGGGGAAGCAG GACTTTTTGGTCTGGTGAACAATGCTGGTGTGGCTGGTATCATCGGGCCCACACCATGGCTGACATGGGATGATTTCCACCGCGTGCTGAGTGTGAACACCCTGGGTCCCATCGGGGTCACCCTTGCCCTGCTGCCCCTGTTGCAACAGGCCCGTGGTCGGGTAGTCAACATCACCAGCGTCCTGGGTCGCTTGGCAGCCAATGGCGGTGGCTACTGTGTCTCCAAGTTTGGCCTGGAGGCCTTCTCTGACAGCCTGAG gtTCAAAGTTCATGGGGTACAAAAGAGATCGCTGTGGGGATCATTAAAGGATGACATGGGAGCAGGCCCTGAATCTTGGACAGAAACACAAGTCCCCCAAGCTGAGCCCAGCTTAAGAAAGGATGGCTACGTCACCatcactcaacaaatactttCAGTGTCT GCGGGATGTGGCCCCTTTTGGTGTAAGGGTCTCCATCGTGGAGCCTGGCTTCTTCCGAACCCCTGTGACCAACCTGGAGAGTTTGGAGGACACCCTGCAGGCCTGCTGGGTGCGGCTCCCTTATGCCACACAGGCTCAATATGGAGAGGCCTTCCTCACTAA
- the BLOC1S1 gene encoding biogenesis of lysosome-related organelles complex 1 subunit 1 — protein MGRSLRACPASAGQFPRAPNRKAPQAPLWSRKFRCSFKGLLVFRLATAHQPLCGPAPATTITAAGARRPLRLPPPRPEVPPRPRPGPSPRSRGRWRPERVAKAAQAGGLRLGTGLAPRAVPQHPPRPRTALLSPLLPWPLQESCGGSAQEWGRRKGRKDRKKKAMIFATYLLYPQKEGGSRPHVILRSRDLRLLGAEARVPAPRAGGVWGVPCPAPSPPPDATMLSRLLKEHQAKQNERKELQEKRRREAITAATCLTEALVDHLNVGVAQAYMNQRKLDHEVKTLQVQAAQFAKQTGQWIGMVENFNQALKEIGDVENWARSIELDMRTIATALEYVYKGQLQSAPS, from the exons ATGGGGCGAAGCCTGCGCGCGTGCCCCGCGAGCGCAGGGCAATTTCCGCGCGCCCCGAACCGCAAGGCTCCCCAGGCCCCTCTCTGGTCTCGGAAATTTCGCTGCTCTTTCAAAGGTCTCCTAGTCTTTCGCCTGGCCacagcccaccagccgctctgcgggccAGCACCCGCGACCACGATTACAGCGGCCGGAGCTCGGCGTCCACTAAGGCTCCCGCCTCCTCGCCCCGAGGtgccgccccggccccgccccgggcCCTCCCCTCGCTCCCGCGGCAGGTGGAGGCCGGAGCGCGTCGCCAAGGCTGCCCAGGCTGGCGGCCTCCGGTTGGGAACTGGCCTTGCTCCCCGAGCCGTACCCCAGCACCCGCCCCGCCCCCGCACAGCGCTTCTTTCCCCCCTCCTCCCCTGGCCTTTGCAGGAGAGCTGTGGAGGCAGCGCCCAGGAATGGGGacggagaaagggaaggaaagacagaaagaaaaagg CCATGATCTTCGCTACCTACCTACTCTACCCTCAAAAAGAGGGCGGCTCCCGACCTCACGTGATACTGAGGTCACGTGACCTGCGCCTCCTGGGAGCCGAAGCCCGGGTTCCAGCTCCGCGAGCCGGAGGGGTCTGGGGTGTGCCGTGCCCAGCGCCCAGTCCCCCGCCCGACGCGACCATGCTGTCCCGCCTGCTGAAAGAGCACCAGGCCAAGCAGAATGAACGCAAGGAGCTGCAGG AGAAGAGGAGACGAGAGGCTATCACTGCAGCAACCTGCCTGACAGAAGCTTTGGTGGATCACCTCAATGTGGG TGTGGCCCAGgcctacatgaaccagagaaaaCTGGACCATGAGGTGAAGACTTTACAGGTACAGGCTGCCCAGTTTGCCAAGCAGACTGGCCAGTGGATCGGAATGGTGGAGAACTTCAATCAGGCACTCAAG GAAATCGGAGATGTGGAGAACTGGGCTCGGAGCATTGAGCTGGATATGCGCACCATTGCCACTGCACTGGAGTATGTCTACAAAGGGCAGCTGCAGTCAGCCCCCTCCTAA
- the RDH5 gene encoding retinol dehydrogenase 5 isoform X1, which translates to MWLPLLLGALLWGVLWLLRDRQSLPSSDAFIFITGCDSGFGRLLALRLDQRGFRVLASCLTPSGAEDLQRVASSRLHTILLDVTDPQSVQWAAKWVKTQVGEAGLFGLVNNAGVAGIIGPTPWLTWDDFHRVLSVNTLGPIGVTLALLPLLQQARGRVVNITSVLGRLAANGGGYCVSKFGLEAFSDSLRRDVAPFGVRVSIVEPGFFRTPVTNLESLEDTLQACWVRLPYATQAQYGEAFLTKYLKVQQCIMNLLCDPDLTKVSRCLEHALTARHPRTRYSPGWDAKLLWLPASYLPASLVDTVLTWVLPKPAQAVY; encoded by the exons ATGTGGCTTCCTCTGCTGCTGGGTGCCTTGCTCTGGGGAGTATTGTGGTTGCTCCGAGACCGGCAGAGCCTGCCCTCCAGCGATGCCTTCATCTTCATCACCGGCTGTGACTCAGGCTTTGGGCGGCTTCTGGCACTACGACTGGACCAGCGAGGCTTCCGCGTCCTGGCCAGCTGCCTGACCCCCTCAGGGGCTGAGGACCTACAGCGAGTGGCCTCCTCCCGCCTCCACACCATCCTGCTGGATGTCACTGATCCCCAGAGTGTCCAGTGGGCAGCCAAATGGGTAAAGACACAGGTTGGGGAAGCAG GACTTTTTGGTCTGGTGAACAATGCTGGTGTGGCTGGTATCATCGGGCCCACACCATGGCTGACATGGGATGATTTCCACCGCGTGCTGAGTGTGAACACCCTGGGTCCCATCGGGGTCACCCTTGCCCTGCTGCCCCTGTTGCAACAGGCCCGTGGTCGGGTAGTCAACATCACCAGCGTCCTGGGTCGCTTGGCAGCCAATGGCGGTGGCTACTGTGTCTCCAAGTTTGGCCTGGAGGCCTTCTCTGACAGCCTGAG GCGGGATGTGGCCCCTTTTGGTGTAAGGGTCTCCATCGTGGAGCCTGGCTTCTTCCGAACCCCTGTGACCAACCTGGAGAGTTTGGAGGACACCCTGCAGGCCTGCTGGGTGCGGCTCCCTTATGCCACACAGGCTCAATATGGAGAGGCCTTCCTCACTAAGT ACCTGAAAGTACAGCAATGTATCATGAACCTGCTCTGTGACCCAGACCTGACCAAGGTGAGCAGATGCCTGGAGCATGCCCTGACTGCCCGTCACCCCCGAACCCGCTACAGCCCAGGCTGGGATGCCAAGTTGCTCTGGCTACCGGCCTCCTACCTGCCAGCCAGCCTGGTGGACACTGTGCTCACCTGGGTCCTTCCCAAACCTGCCCAGGCAGTCTACTGA